A genomic region of Mesorhizobium sp. NZP2077 contains the following coding sequences:
- the atpA gene encoding F0F1 ATP synthase subunit alpha, with translation MDIRAAEISAILKDQIKNFGKEAEVSEVGQVLSVGDGIARVYGLDNVQAGEMVEFPGGIRGMALNLEADNVGVVIFGADRDIKEGDIVKRTGAIVDVPVGPGLLGRVVDALGNPIDGKGPIKATERKRVDVKAPGIIPRKSVNEPMSTGLKAIDALIPVGRGQRELVIGDRQTGKTAIILDTMLNQKSVHDNGPEKEKLYCVYVAVGQKRSTVAQFVKVLEERGALEYSIIVAATASDPAPMQFLAPFAGATMGEYFRDNGMHALISYDDLSKQAVAYRQMSLLLRRPPGREAYPGDVFYLHSRLLERAAKLNDDLGGGSLTALPIIETQANDVSAYIPTNVISITDGQIFLETNLFFQGIRPAVNVGLSVSRVGSAAQIKAMKQVAGSIKGELAQYREMAAFAQFGSDLDAATQRLLNRGSRLTELLKQPQFSPLKTEEQVAVIFAGVNGYLDKLPVNQVGKFEHGLLSHMRAAGKDVLDAIRKEKALSDDLRAKLKAEIDAFAKTFA, from the coding sequence ATGGACATCCGCGCCGCGGAAATTTCCGCAATTCTGAAAGACCAGATCAAGAATTTCGGCAAGGAGGCCGAGGTCTCCGAAGTTGGACAGGTGCTGTCCGTCGGTGACGGTATCGCCCGCGTCTACGGCCTCGACAATGTCCAGGCCGGCGAGATGGTCGAATTCCCCGGCGGCATCCGCGGCATGGCGCTCAACCTCGAAGCCGACAATGTCGGCGTCGTCATCTTCGGTGCCGACCGCGACATCAAGGAAGGCGACATCGTCAAGCGCACCGGCGCCATCGTCGACGTTCCGGTCGGTCCGGGCCTGCTCGGCCGCGTCGTCGACGCGCTCGGCAACCCGATCGACGGCAAGGGCCCGATCAAGGCGACCGAACGCAAGCGCGTCGACGTCAAGGCGCCCGGCATCATCCCGCGCAAGTCGGTGAACGAGCCGATGTCGACCGGCCTCAAGGCCATCGATGCGCTGATCCCGGTCGGCCGCGGCCAGCGCGAGCTGGTCATCGGCGACCGCCAGACCGGCAAGACCGCCATCATCCTCGACACCATGCTCAACCAGAAGTCGGTGCACGACAACGGTCCCGAGAAGGAAAAGCTGTACTGCGTTTATGTCGCCGTCGGTCAGAAGCGCTCGACCGTCGCGCAGTTCGTCAAGGTGCTGGAAGAGCGCGGCGCGCTCGAATATTCGATCATCGTCGCCGCAACCGCCTCCGACCCGGCGCCGATGCAGTTCCTGGCGCCGTTCGCCGGCGCTACCATGGGCGAATATTTCCGCGACAACGGCATGCACGCGCTGATCAGCTACGACGATCTGTCGAAGCAGGCTGTCGCGTATCGCCAGATGTCGCTGCTGCTGCGCCGCCCGCCGGGCCGCGAAGCCTATCCTGGCGACGTTTTCTACCTGCACTCACGCCTGCTCGAGCGCGCCGCCAAGCTCAATGACGATCTGGGCGGCGGATCGCTGACCGCTTTGCCGATCATCGAGACGCAGGCCAACGACGTGTCGGCCTATATCCCGACCAACGTGATCTCGATCACCGACGGCCAGATCTTCCTCGAAACCAATCTGTTCTTCCAGGGTATCCGCCCCGCGGTGAACGTTGGCCTGTCGGTGTCGCGCGTCGGTTCGGCCGCGCAGATCAAGGCGATGAAGCAGGTTGCCGGTTCGATCAAGGGCGAGCTCGCGCAGTACCGCGAAATGGCGGCCTTCGCGCAGTTCGGCTCCGATCTCGACGCCGCCACGCAGCGCCTGCTCAATCGCGGATCGCGCCTGACCGAGCTCCTGAAGCAGCCGCAATTCTCGCCGCTGAAGACGGAAGAGCAGGTCGCGGTGATCTTCGCCGGTGTCAATGGCTATCTCGACAAGCTGCCGGTCAACCAGGTCGGCAAGTTCGAGCATGGCCTGCTCAGCCACATGCGTGCGGCCGGCAAGGACGTTCTCGACGCCATCCGCAAGGAAAAGGCACTGTCGGACGATCTGCGCGCCAAGCTGAAGGCCGAGATCGACGCTTTCGCCAAGACCTTCGCCTGA
- a CDS encoding F0F1 ATP synthase subunit gamma, which translates to MPSLKDLRNRIASVKATQKITKAMQMVAAAKLRRAQEAAEAARPYSERMGSVLANITQAIGGGGDAPALMTGTGKDNVHLLVVCTAERGLCGGFNSQIARLARDHIRRLLADGKQVKIICVGKKGFDILRRDYASMIIDRVDLREVKTLRFVNADAIAKKVIHLFNEGGFDICTLFYSQFKSVISQIPTAQQIIPAGVASAPAEAVDGGNAVYEYEPEPGEILSDLIPRNISVQVFRALLENAAGEMGAKMSAMDNATRNAGEMINKLSITYNRQRQAQITKELIEIISGAEAL; encoded by the coding sequence ATGCCTTCATTAAAAGACCTTCGTAACCGTATCGCCTCGGTCAAGGCGACGCAGAAGATCACCAAGGCGATGCAGATGGTCGCCGCGGCGAAGCTGCGCCGTGCGCAGGAGGCCGCGGAAGCAGCGCGCCCCTATTCGGAGCGCATGGGTTCCGTGCTGGCCAACATCACCCAGGCCATCGGCGGCGGCGGCGATGCCCCGGCGCTGATGACCGGTACCGGCAAGGACAACGTGCATCTGCTGGTCGTCTGCACCGCCGAACGCGGTCTGTGCGGCGGTTTCAATTCGCAGATCGCCCGTCTTGCCCGCGACCACATCCGCCGGCTTTTGGCCGACGGCAAACAGGTCAAGATCATCTGCGTCGGCAAGAAGGGTTTCGACATCCTGCGCCGCGACTATGCATCGATGATCATCGACCGTGTCGATCTGCGTGAGGTCAAGACGCTCCGTTTCGTCAACGCCGATGCCATCGCCAAGAAAGTTATCCACCTGTTCAACGAGGGTGGCTTCGACATCTGCACGCTGTTCTATTCGCAGTTCAAATCGGTGATCAGCCAGATCCCGACCGCGCAGCAGATCATCCCGGCCGGCGTGGCTTCGGCTCCAGCCGAGGCGGTGGATGGCGGCAACGCGGTCTACGAGTATGAACCGGAGCCGGGCGAAATCCTCTCCGACCTCATCCCGCGCAACATCTCCGTGCAGGTTTTCCGTGCGCTGCTCGAAAACGCCGCCGGTGAAATGGGCGCCAAGATGAGCGCCATGGACAATGCGACGCGCAACGCCGGCGAGATGATCAACAAGCTGTCGATCACCTACAACCGCCAGCGGCAGGCGCAGATCACCAAGGAACTGATCGAAATCATTTCGGGCGCCGAAGCGCTCTAG
- the atpD gene encoding F0F1 ATP synthase subunit beta, with the protein MAKAATPKTAAPKAAAAKTAAPAKAKAPAAAAKAAPAKTAAAPAKAAAAKTSAVAAKATGVVGKVRQVIGAVVDVQFGDHLPAILNALETTNVGNRLVLEVAQHLGENTVRCIAMDSTEGLVRGQEVRDTGAPITVPVGPGMLGRIINVIGEPVDEEGPVDATEMRSIHQPAPTYVEQSTEAQILITGIKVLDLLAPYAKGGKIGLFGGAGVGKTVLIQELINNIAKAHGGYSVFAGVGERTREGNDLYHEFIESGVNKKGGGEGSKAALVYGQMNEPPGARARVGLTGLTVAEYFRDQGQDVLFFVDNIFRFTQAGSEVSALLGRIPSAVGYQPTLATDMGALQERITTTTKGSITSVQAIYVPADDLTDPAPATSFAHLDATTTLNRAIAEKGIYPAVDPLDSTSRMLDPLVVGDEHYGVARQVQSILQRYKSLQDIIAILGMDELSEEDKQTVARARKIERFLSQPFFVAEVFTGAPGKLVDLADTIKGFKGLCNGDYDHLPEAAFYMVGGIEEAVEKAQRLAAEAA; encoded by the coding sequence ATGGCGAAAGCAGCGACCCCCAAGACGGCGGCCCCCAAGGCCGCAGCCGCGAAGACCGCAGCCCCCGCGAAGGCGAAGGCTCCGGCAGCGGCCGCGAAGGCAGCTCCGGCAAAGACGGCGGCAGCGCCGGCCAAGGCCGCGGCCGCCAAGACTTCGGCTGTTGCCGCCAAGGCAACCGGCGTTGTCGGCAAGGTCCGCCAGGTCATCGGCGCCGTCGTCGACGTGCAGTTCGGCGATCACCTGCCGGCGATCCTCAACGCGCTCGAGACGACCAATGTCGGCAACCGCCTGGTGCTCGAAGTGGCCCAGCATCTCGGTGAAAACACCGTGCGCTGCATCGCCATGGACTCGACCGAAGGTCTGGTGCGCGGCCAGGAAGTGCGCGACACCGGCGCGCCGATCACCGTTCCGGTCGGCCCGGGCATGCTCGGCCGCATCATCAACGTCATCGGAGAGCCGGTCGACGAAGAAGGCCCGGTCGATGCGACCGAAATGCGCTCGATCCATCAGCCGGCTCCGACCTATGTCGAGCAGTCGACGGAAGCCCAGATCCTGATCACCGGCATCAAGGTGCTCGACCTGCTGGCGCCTTACGCCAAGGGCGGCAAGATCGGCCTGTTCGGCGGCGCCGGCGTCGGCAAGACCGTGCTGATCCAGGAGCTGATCAACAACATCGCCAAGGCTCATGGTGGTTATTCGGTGTTCGCCGGCGTCGGTGAGCGCACCCGCGAGGGCAACGATCTCTATCACGAGTTCATCGAATCCGGCGTCAACAAGAAGGGCGGCGGCGAAGGCTCCAAGGCGGCGCTTGTGTACGGCCAGATGAACGAGCCGCCGGGCGCGCGCGCCCGCGTCGGCCTGACCGGCCTGACCGTTGCGGAGTATTTCCGCGACCAGGGCCAGGACGTGCTGTTCTTCGTCGACAACATCTTCCGCTTCACGCAGGCGGGTTCGGAAGTGTCGGCTCTGCTCGGCCGTATCCCGTCGGCCGTCGGCTATCAGCCGACGCTCGCCACCGACATGGGCGCGCTGCAGGAACGCATCACCACCACCACCAAGGGTTCGATTACCTCGGTGCAGGCCATCTACGTGCCGGCCGACGACTTGACCGATCCGGCGCCGGCGACCTCGTTCGCTCACCTTGACGCGACGACGACGCTCAACCGCGCCATCGCTGAAAAGGGCATCTACCCGGCCGTGGATCCGCTGGATTCGACCTCGCGCATGCTCGACCCGCTGGTCGTCGGCGACGAGCATTACGGCGTTGCCCGCCAGGTGCAGTCGATCCTCCAGCGCTACAAGTCGCTGCAGGACATCATCGCCATCCTGGGCATGGACGAGCTGTCGGAAGAGGACAAGCAGACCGTGGCGCGCGCCCGCAAGATCGAGCGTTTCCTGTCGCAGCCGTTCTTCGTCGCCGAAGTGTTCACCGGCGCGCCGGGCAAGCTGGTCGACCTCGCCGACACCATCAAGGGCTTCAAGGGCCTCTGCAACGGCGACTACGATCACTTGCCGGAAGCGGCCTTCTACATGGTCGGCGGCATCGAGGAAGCGGTCGAAAAGGCACAGCGCCTGGCGGCTGAAGCGGCTTAA
- a CDS encoding F0F1 ATP synthase subunit epsilon, which yields MAEAFKFELVSPERLLVSEQVESVVIPGAEGEMTVMAHHAPVMTTIKPGVVTVKTASGGEERYVVFGGFADIVPAGCTLLAESAVAVKDVDRADLARRIQEAKEDATDAKDDQARSKAEQFLSQLTTLEGALLPA from the coding sequence ATGGCTGAAGCTTTCAAGTTCGAACTGGTCTCGCCGGAACGCCTGCTGGTTTCCGAGCAGGTCGAATCCGTCGTCATTCCGGGTGCCGAAGGCGAGATGACCGTGATGGCGCATCACGCGCCGGTCATGACCACGATCAAGCCGGGTGTCGTCACGGTGAAGACCGCGTCGGGCGGCGAAGAACGCTATGTCGTGTTCGGCGGTTTCGCCGACATCGTCCCGGCCGGCTGCACGCTGCTGGCGGAATCGGCTGTCGCGGTCAAGGATGTCGACCGCGCCGATCTCGCCCGCCGCATCCAGGAAGCCAAGGAAGATGCCACTGATGCCAAAGACGACCAGGCGCGCAGCAAGGCGGAGCAGTTCCTTAGCCAGCTCACCACGCTGGAAGGCGCGCTTCTGCCGGCTTGA
- the lepB gene encoding signal peptidase I, translating into MILWVALVVPFTSRFKPNKWYAHGFWVLVLVFFSSPVPAMVIRSFLFQLFSIPSGSMVPTLQEGDHLFVSKFAYGYSRYSVPFDLLPIEGRILGAEPKRGDVVVFRFPPDPSVDYIQRIVGLPGDRIQIVDGVLHINDVAVGLEDAGTFSYEQRSAKLQRETLPGGISHFVLNLTDNSIGDNTRVFEVPEGHYFVLGDNRDNASDSRFTVGFVPYENLVGKAVRLFWNSQGTDYASRQTLDSSAAR; encoded by the coding sequence ATGATCCTGTGGGTGGCGCTCGTCGTGCCCTTCACATCCCGGTTCAAGCCGAACAAATGGTATGCGCACGGGTTTTGGGTGCTGGTGCTGGTCTTTTTCTCCTCACCCGTGCCCGCAATGGTGATCCGTTCGTTTCTGTTCCAGCTGTTTTCGATTCCGTCCGGCAGCATGGTGCCGACATTGCAGGAGGGCGACCATCTCTTCGTCTCCAAATTCGCTTACGGCTACAGCCGTTACAGCGTGCCGTTCGATCTGCTGCCGATAGAAGGGCGCATACTCGGCGCGGAACCCAAGCGAGGGGATGTCGTGGTGTTCAGATTCCCGCCAGACCCCAGCGTGGATTACATCCAGCGGATCGTCGGTCTTCCCGGCGACAGGATTCAGATCGTCGACGGCGTGCTTCACATCAACGATGTGGCCGTCGGCCTCGAGGATGCCGGCACGTTCTCGTATGAGCAGAGGTCAGCCAAGCTTCAACGGGAGACCCTGCCGGGGGGCATCAGCCATTTCGTTCTCAACCTGACGGACAACTCGATTGGTGACAATACGCGCGTGTTCGAGGTGCCGGAAGGCCATTATTTCGTGCTGGGCGACAACAGAGACAATGCCTCCGACAGCCGGTTCACGGTAGGCTTCGTTCCCTACGAAAACCTCGTCGGCAAGGCCGTGCGATTGTTCTGGAATTCGCAAGGCACGGATTACGCGTCCCGGCAGACGTTGGACAGTTCGGCTGCCAGATAG
- a CDS encoding mannitol dehydrogenase family protein, whose product MTRSHLSDATLQKLPEGTKIPAYDRDKVVSGIVHLGVGAFHRAHQAAYVDDCLAAGETDWGIVGVSLRSADTRDALAPQDGLYTLAIRSSGEEELRVIGSIQSLLVAPEDPGAVLAALTDPRTRIVTLTITEKAYLRAAGGGLDATHPDIIHDLANPQAPKTAHGFLTEALARRLAAGTPPFTVLCCDNLPANGATLHRLLTEFAALRDAGLGSTGDANLANHIADHVAFPSSMVDRIVPATTDADRERIAVELGVEDAWPVMTEPFCQWVVEYNFPGGRPAWERFGVTMVRDVGPFEDMKLRLLNGSHSAIAYLGLLSGHATVDRAFADPAIRQFVDALWAEAIPTLPEDAGLDTSAYTAELTERFSNTALAHRTAQIANDGSQKLPQRIIASAIECLEAGTEMVHLTLVVAAWIAACAARGNTLPENHFTDPLDAALTALLSQQLPANETVTAVFDLAGFAKDHAERQTLIELVAVHLVHLRRDGPALAFAALGIGSE is encoded by the coding sequence ATGACCAGAAGCCATCTGTCCGACGCCACGCTACAAAAGCTGCCCGAGGGGACCAAAATCCCCGCATATGACCGCGACAAGGTTGTATCGGGCATCGTGCATCTCGGCGTCGGTGCCTTTCATCGCGCCCATCAGGCCGCTTATGTCGACGACTGCCTGGCGGCGGGCGAAACGGACTGGGGCATCGTCGGCGTCTCCTTGCGCAGCGCCGACACACGCGACGCGCTGGCGCCGCAGGACGGGCTCTACACGCTGGCGATCCGCAGCAGTGGCGAGGAGGAGCTGCGCGTCATCGGCTCGATCCAGTCGCTGCTGGTGGCGCCGGAAGACCCCGGTGCGGTGCTGGCCGCGCTGACCGATCCGCGCACCCGCATCGTTACGCTGACCATCACCGAGAAGGCCTATCTCAGGGCCGCGGGCGGCGGACTGGACGCCACCCATCCCGACATCATCCACGATCTGGCCAATCCGCAGGCGCCAAAGACCGCGCATGGTTTTCTGACCGAAGCGCTTGCCCGAAGGCTGGCCGCGGGAACACCGCCCTTTACCGTGCTGTGTTGCGACAACCTGCCAGCCAATGGCGCCACACTGCACCGGCTGCTGACCGAATTCGCCGCGTTGCGCGATGCCGGGCTCGGCTCAACGGGCGATGCTAACCTCGCCAACCACATTGCTGATCACGTCGCTTTTCCGTCGAGCATGGTCGACCGCATCGTGCCGGCAACGACCGATGCCGATCGGGAGCGGATTGCTGTCGAACTCGGCGTCGAGGATGCCTGGCCTGTGATGACAGAGCCGTTCTGCCAATGGGTGGTCGAGTACAATTTTCCGGGAGGCAGGCCGGCCTGGGAAAGATTCGGCGTCACCATGGTCCGCGATGTCGGGCCCTTCGAGGACATGAAGCTGAGACTTCTCAACGGATCGCATTCGGCCATCGCCTATCTCGGCCTGCTCAGCGGCCACGCCACGGTCGACCGCGCTTTCGCCGACCCGGCGATCCGACAATTCGTCGATGCATTGTGGGCGGAAGCCATTCCGACTTTGCCGGAGGATGCCGGGCTCGATACATCAGCCTACACAGCCGAGCTTACCGAGCGTTTCTCCAACACTGCGCTCGCCCACCGCACCGCCCAGATCGCCAATGACGGCAGCCAGAAACTGCCACAGCGCATCATCGCATCCGCCATCGAGTGCCTCGAGGCCGGCACTGAGATGGTCCATCTCACGCTGGTGGTTGCCGCCTGGATCGCCGCCTGCGCCGCGCGCGGAAACACCTTGCCCGAAAACCATTTCACCGATCCGCTCGATGCCGCGCTCACGGCGCTTTTGAGCCAACAGCTACCGGCGAACGAAACGGTCACGGCGGTGTTCGACTTGGCCGGCTTCGCCAAGGATCATGCCGAGCGCCAGACGCTGATCGAACTTGTGGCGGTCCATCTCGTTCACCTGCGAAGGGATGGCCCGGCCCTGGCCTTCGCCGCGCTTGGCATAGGAAGCGAGTAG
- the uxaC gene encoding glucuronate isomerase, whose translation MVALTDPDLLFPSEAHSRSLARDLYAGIKNLPIVSPHGHTDPRWYALNEPFPDPAQLLIVPDHYIFRMLSSQGVRLEDLGIAALDGSPVEADGRTIWRRFAENYFLFRGTPTRLWLDHVLAHLFGIDEPLSAETADRHYDTIATLLQWENFRPRALFERFNIEVIATTEGALDDLKWHKMIRDSGWEGRVITAYRPDAVVDPDFEGFSANLDRLGEITGCDTGGWAGYLDAHRQRRAFFKSFGATSSDHGHPTAETANLSDAAAQELFNRIRHGSEDERERKLFRAQMLTEMAKMSRDDGLVMQIHPGSWRNHSPSIFQRFGRDKGFDIPTRTDYVTALKPLLDCVGLERDLTVIAFTLDETSYARELAPLAGVYPALKLGPAWWFHDSPEGMRRFREMTTETAGFYNTVGFNDDTRAFPSIAARHDVARRVDCAFLARLVAEHRLRENEAHELAGELAYTLAKKAYRL comes from the coding sequence ATGGTCGCGTTGACCGATCCGGACCTGCTGTTCCCGTCCGAAGCGCATTCGCGCTCGCTTGCCCGCGACCTCTATGCCGGCATCAAGAACCTGCCCATCGTCAGCCCGCACGGCCACACCGATCCGCGCTGGTATGCGCTCAACGAACCGTTTCCGGATCCGGCGCAACTGCTCATCGTGCCCGACCACTACATCTTCCGCATGCTGTCCAGCCAGGGTGTCCGCCTGGAGGATCTCGGCATTGCTGCTCTCGATGGGTCACCAGTCGAGGCCGACGGCAGGACCATCTGGCGGCGTTTTGCCGAAAATTATTTCCTCTTCCGCGGCACGCCGACCCGGTTGTGGCTCGACCATGTGCTTGCGCATCTGTTCGGTATCGACGAGCCATTGAGTGCCGAGACGGCCGATCGCCACTACGACACGATCGCGACGCTGCTGCAGTGGGAGAATTTCCGGCCGCGCGCCTTGTTCGAGCGCTTCAATATCGAGGTCATCGCGACGACGGAAGGCGCGCTCGACGATCTCAAATGGCACAAGATGATCCGCGACAGCGGCTGGGAGGGCCGCGTTATCACGGCCTATCGGCCGGACGCGGTCGTCGATCCCGATTTCGAAGGTTTTTCAGCCAATCTCGATAGGCTCGGCGAGATAACCGGCTGCGACACCGGCGGCTGGGCCGGCTATCTCGACGCGCATCGCCAGCGGCGCGCCTTCTTCAAGAGTTTTGGCGCGACCTCGTCCGACCATGGCCATCCGACGGCGGAGACCGCCAACCTTTCCGACGCGGCGGCGCAAGAGCTGTTCAACCGTATCCGCCACGGCTCGGAGGACGAGCGCGAGCGAAAGCTGTTCCGCGCCCAGATGCTGACCGAGATGGCCAAGATGAGCCGGGACGACGGGCTCGTGATGCAGATCCATCCTGGCTCCTGGCGCAATCACTCGCCTTCTATTTTCCAGAGATTCGGCCGCGACAAGGGTTTCGATATTCCGACGCGGACCGACTATGTAACGGCGCTGAAGCCGTTGCTCGACTGCGTCGGACTGGAGCGCGACCTGACCGTCATCGCCTTCACGCTCGACGAAACCAGCTATGCGCGCGAACTGGCGCCGTTGGCTGGCGTCTATCCGGCGCTGAAGCTCGGGCCGGCCTGGTGGTTTCATGACAGTCCGGAAGGCATGCGCCGCTTCCGCGAGATGACGACGGAGACGGCCGGCTTCTACAACACTGTCGGCTTCAACGACGACACCCGCGCCTTTCCCTCGATCGCGGCCCGCCACGACGTGGCGCGTCGCGTCGACTGCGCCTTCCTGGCGCGGCTCGTCGCCGAGCACCGGCTGCGCGAAAACGAGGCGCATGAGCTGGCAGGGGAGTTGGCCTATACGCTTGCCAAGAAAGCCTATCGGCTCTGA
- a CDS encoding cupin domain-containing protein has protein sequence MTMTKIFAHAGEGDWTQTPDGNRRRVLLSTDELMLVEFGFDKGGVGALHSHPHVQSSYVAEGRFEVTIDGRTEILETGGSFIVPSGLLHGVKALEAGRLVDSFTPHRADFLT, from the coding sequence ATGACGATGACAAAGATTTTCGCCCATGCCGGCGAGGGCGACTGGACGCAGACGCCTGACGGCAACAGGCGGCGGGTTCTCCTCTCTACCGATGAGCTGATGCTGGTCGAATTCGGTTTCGACAAGGGCGGTGTCGGTGCCCTGCATTCGCATCCGCATGTCCAGTCAAGCTACGTTGCCGAAGGCCGTTTCGAGGTGACCATCGACGGCCGGACTGAGATTCTCGAGACCGGAGGCAGCTTCATCGTGCCGTCCGGTCTGTTGCATGGTGTCAAGGCGCTGGAAGCCGGGCGGCTGGTGGATAGTTTCACGCCGCACAGGGCCGATTTTCTCACCTGA
- a CDS encoding coniferyl aldehyde dehydrogenase: MLQVRQDILGERFRLQRTAFEKQAFPDLSVRKDRLKRLLALTEQDEAEICAAINADFGSRSTHETRLAELFVVRAGIRHTLSHLKGWMRERRVATTLPFLPGRNRLLPQPLGVVGIVSPWNYPFQLAVAPVTAALAAGNRVLVKPSELTPAFSELLAKLASEHFSPDELSVIIGDAEIGKAFVSMPFDHLLFTGSTAVGRHVAVAAAANLTPVTLELGGKSPAIFDPSCDLDAATASIAYGKLLNAGQTCIAPDYLLVPKGQAVTVADKFATAVARLYPTLRDNPDYTAIISDRHFQRLRAMIAEARDAGADVTEINPAGEDLGTTSRKLLPTLVRNAGPDLRLMREEIFGPVLPIVEYATIDEAISHVNQADRPLALYWFGNDSGARQRILRETVAGGVTINDCMLHLVQENQPFGGVGASGMGAYHGQWGFRTFSKEKPVFMQSRLSAGALLRPPYGKTFERLFGLLQRIT, encoded by the coding sequence ATGCTGCAGGTGAGACAGGACATCCTCGGCGAACGATTCCGCTTGCAGCGCACCGCCTTCGAGAAGCAGGCCTTTCCGGACCTCAGCGTTCGGAAAGACCGCCTGAAGCGCCTGCTGGCGCTGACTGAGCAGGATGAGGCGGAGATCTGCGCCGCGATCAATGCCGACTTCGGCAGCCGCTCGACACACGAGACGCGCCTTGCCGAGCTGTTTGTGGTGCGCGCCGGCATCCGCCACACGCTGTCCCATCTGAAAGGCTGGATGCGGGAGCGTCGCGTCGCCACCACCTTGCCGTTCCTGCCGGGCCGCAATCGCCTGCTGCCGCAGCCGCTTGGTGTCGTCGGTATCGTATCGCCATGGAATTACCCGTTCCAGCTCGCCGTCGCGCCGGTCACGGCAGCGCTCGCCGCCGGCAACCGCGTGCTGGTCAAGCCGTCCGAGCTGACACCGGCTTTCTCGGAGCTGCTCGCAAAACTCGCCAGCGAGCATTTTTCGCCCGACGAGTTGAGCGTCATCATCGGCGATGCCGAGATCGGCAAGGCCTTCGTGTCGATGCCGTTCGATCATCTGCTGTTCACCGGCTCGACCGCGGTCGGTCGCCATGTCGCGGTCGCCGCTGCCGCCAACCTGACCCCGGTTACGCTCGAGCTCGGCGGCAAATCGCCGGCGATCTTCGACCCTTCCTGCGATCTCGATGCGGCAACAGCCAGCATCGCCTACGGCAAGCTGCTCAATGCCGGGCAGACCTGCATCGCGCCGGACTATCTGCTGGTGCCCAAGGGACAGGCCGTTACGGTTGCCGACAAGTTCGCAACCGCAGTGGCGCGGCTCTACCCAACGCTCCGCGACAATCCCGACTATACCGCCATCATCAGCGACCGGCACTTTCAGCGCCTGCGCGCCATGATTGCGGAAGCCCGCGATGCCGGCGCCGATGTCACCGAAATCAACCCGGCCGGCGAAGATCTCGGCACCACGAGCCGCAAACTTTTGCCGACCCTGGTCCGCAACGCCGGACCGGACCTGCGGCTGATGCGTGAGGAGATTTTCGGCCCGGTGCTGCCGATCGTCGAATACGCCACCATCGACGAGGCGATCAGCCATGTGAACCAGGCCGACCGGCCGCTGGCGCTCTACTGGTTCGGCAACGACAGCGGCGCCCGCCAGCGCATCCTGCGCGAGACCGTCGCCGGCGGCGTCACCATCAACGATTGCATGCTGCATCTGGTGCAGGAGAACCAGCCCTTCGGCGGTGTCGGCGCCAGCGGCATGGGCGCCTATCACGGGCAATGGGGGTTCCGCACCTTTAGCAAGGAGAAGCCGGTTTTCATGCAGTCGCGCCTGAGCGCCGGCGCTCTTCTGCGCCCGCCTTACGGCAAGACGTTCGAGCGGCTCTTCGGCCTGCTTCAACGGATCACCTGA